The Chroicocephalus ridibundus chromosome 4, bChrRid1.1, whole genome shotgun sequence genome contains the following window.
CTGCCCTGTTAGTCTTGTCAGTAGACTCTGAAACTCCGTCTAGGCTGTATTTGGTCCAGCGCTCTGGGTGTGCCACATAGTCAGGCACTGCAGGAGAGGTTTTGGGAGCCTGTACTGCTTTGGCTTGCTTTCCCAGGCTTTCTGGAATCATGTTACTTGAAACTGTGGCTGGAGGCAATGGACGCTTAAACCTCCCATCAACAACGTTATCTTCAGGCATTGAGGGCACAGACAACTTGGCCGCCTCTTCCAGGCAATCAAAAATGCTCTGGCTACGGAGAGAGAATGTAGAACTCATGCCCTTCAGATGGAACGGCTGGACAGCAGATTTGTGACTGCTGTTTGAAGAGTTGGGGGTCTCCCCTGATCTGTAATCCCCATCATCTACAGATGGCTCCTCAGGAGATATTGCATCAACTTCCGCTTCATCCACTAACCCCAAATCATCGGAATCAGAATCACTGAGTGACACCGTGTCTGAGGGCAAAACTCCTTCATAGTCTGTGGCACCACCAGCCACTATGCCCAGAAAGGGTTCACCTCTATCCTCATCTCCCATCTTCGAGCTATCACTCCGCTGAGATCTTTGACGTAGGCCCAGGAACAGCTGCAAATATGGTTTTCCAAATGGCCAGCGAGTTTAGTGCCTAGAATACAAAGGAGCATAAAAATACAACTGTGCAATGACAATCAAGTATGAGACTATCATTCTGTGCTGTGCAAAATAATTACTACTGCAATATCACAGGCAGCTGTATTCAGGGATTCCTAAGTGATTTTGCTTGATGAGTGCACATTAAAATTAAAGACTTACACAAGACTCAATACAAGAatatgaagtaattaaaaatagcatTGCACACCAAATTTCATTAAAGGTTACAGCAGGTCCAATTACTAAAAGATGAGTATAAATTTTTTGAGCAACTCTAAATACCCCATAACTGTCTCACACATCTTCCAAGAGAAAGCAATCACCTCTCCAAATTACACCCTGCACCTATCATACTGTATAAATCCAGAAAACCGCATCCTAATCTCTCACACTTTCTTTTGGCCATTATGATCCTTTACTGCATTAGCTACTTTACCTCCTGTTCCAATAACCATCACATTCTGCCTGTTACAAAGGACACTATCACTGACAGAGGTCAGTGGCAGAGAACCCCCAAAACTATCAGGGCTGCAGTTTAGGATTGCTTTAACGTAACATAAAGTGCAAGCTCCACTCCTTTCTTGGCCTGAAGCACTCACATCATTACTAGATTCCTGGAATCACAAAACAAGCCAGGTCAAGAAATCAATCCCACTGGATTAAGAAAACTAATTGTAGACGCCATGCTTGTGCATGGAAACAAGAGGAGAGTGCAACCAAGGGTCTGCAAGAGCTGGCCCTTCAGTCAGTAAAAGACATTGTGATCTGAAGCCTGACTTCCAGCACGGCTGGAATACCTGATTCACTCTGCCACCTGCTTGAAGGGAACCTTGCAGAACTGAGGCGATTGATGAACGTGCTACTGCTTGCCAGGAATCAGAAACAGAGTTCGAAAACACGTGCCTCAGTTCAGCTCGCAAAAACGTGAATTAAGAAACAGTTCTAATATATTATTAGAATAAGCTCAACTACCTAATTATAGGTTCTTTCTGAAACGATGCAGTAAACAGACATGGAAAGTCTGTAGTCACTCACTTTCTCTTGAGACTGAGTCAGCTTCCCCTCCTGAGGGTCAGTTAAAGCCACCAAAGATCTCAGCACTTCCACCctagaaaacaaacatttccatcAAGATACTGGAAATGTAGTTTtgaaatgagttttaaaaataattccttcccTCTGAATCATCCAAAGCTGCAGATCGGAGTTCTAAATCTGACACAAACTCATGCTAGTATACAAGTCTGCAGATATTCCTGGATTTCTGGCAAAAGAACAACACACAGCCTAATAAGGCAGGCACCAGTATATTTACTCAGTCTCCACATTCACATTGCCAATCTTATTCTGTAGAACAGAAGAGaggttttaggaaaataaaaatgtaacttgcATGCACAGTAAACCATTACTAAATGAACAGTATTCAATGCAcctaagaaaatgtaaaaatgataGTTATGCATTGCAAGTACTAACTGCTgcaaaaaaagactgttttaaaagaaaggtagTAATCAGAGTTAGGGCCAGATTTTTAAGAGGCATTAAAACATAAGAGAAACTTCTGAAGAATTCAGCAGACTGAGTGCTGCGTTCCATCTAAAGTCTGACTGTCTTTGACAAAAAGGATCTGATGGCTGCTTTTGAAGACATTTCCCTCAGTGTAATCTTAATTAATGGGGAATAACATCTGAAAATCATACATCCTTCTGCTTAGTTTTATAGCACATTAAAGTGATGACTACAACCCAAAAAGAGACACTATAGCGCATAACTGACTACTAAAACAACCATTTTCAGATGGCTGTATAAGTGTTCATCACAGGCTGTGAATTGGGGTATCCCTTGTCTGAGGGCagttacacagaaaagaaaaaaatgtgctccTCAGGAGATGTTTTCGCCTTTGTAGCCAAGCATACTGCCCCTTACAGCACTCCAGACAGACTCACAGGTTTGTTATGGTGACGTGATCACAGCGCAACTCGGATAGGATGGCGTCCCTCTGGAAGGGAAGGTCCTCATTGGACTCTTCCATCCTGGTCTTACTCAGGCTCCGTGCGTCCTCCTGCAGCCTGTGAGGAAAACAGAGACCCCAGTCACCCCAAACCACGGCCGAGACTCGGCTCCGGTCGCAGAGCCAGCACTGCAGCCGAGCCTGCCGGCAACCCCCTGCCAACCCTACTGCAGGACGGTGCCCACAGAGCCTGCGAGGCCCGGGCCTTGGCTCACATCTCCAGTAGCCACCCCACCCTGCGGAGGGGGCAACGACAGAGCCCAGGGCCTTGCCCAACATGACGGGTGCAGGCCCCTACCGTCCTGCCCGCCCGCCTAGGGCCCGGCTTCCTTCCCCAGATACAAACACCCTACCGGCCTCGGAGGCCTCTGcgcccccgggggctgccgccCTGCTCCAGCCTCAACACTCTTCTCACGACACCGGGGCGCCCGgagccccccctcccgccgcccccggctcaGCGCCTCGCCCCGTCCGGACAGACAGCGGGAAGAGTGGGGGAAAGCACCCCTCTCCCGTACCCCGACACGGCACAGGCCCAACTCCTCCCCACAGCGGCCGACCGCCTTTCCCGCCTCTCCCCACCGCCGACGGCCGCGGCGacggccccggcgcggggggcgcTGGGACACCGAGTCCCTACCGGCCGCCACGGGGCCGCAGGACGCGGCGGCGAGACTACAGCTCCCGGCAGGCAAAGCGGCGCggagggggcgggaggcgggcaggagccagccctcCCCGCACCGCCTCTCCCCTTTGCGTCCTGGGAGTTGTAGTTCACCCGCCTTTCCCTCGGCGGGGGACATTTTGAGAGCCGTGGAGAGGTGGAAATATTACGGGGCTGCCGCGAAAGGCGgccggactacagctcccggcgtgcACCGGGCCGGGCGCCATTTTGCAGTCCGTGAGGGGCTGGGGCGGCGGTGGCTGAGGGAGGATGGCCGCCCCCCGGCCTGCCCTACAGAGCCTGGGAAAGCACATGTTATGcggaggtttgtttttttctcatcagaaaaGCAGGGTTTGGCCACAATGAAAACTCAAGCGGAAGtgtctggggttttgttttgttccttttttttttttttttaaatttgtacgtatttattttctctccagaAAACCCTAAGTCAGTTGGGGCATAAAACCACgacccatcaaaaaaaaaaaaaaaatttccattttctgtcccaGAAGAACATTCTTTGTGCGTCGAGAAATGGAATTctgtctgaaaatgttttattagtGTTGGCCAAAGATGCCTGATTTTTTTGTGCCCCTGCTTTCagcaaaaagttttaaatttttggtGGAAATATATTTCCTGAGTGGCTTCAATATTTAGATTGTTTACcctacagtaaggaaaaaaagaaaggcaaggccCAGCAGCTTGTGGGGCTCGTCTCCACCCACTGCCTTGCGCGGCCCTGGGCCTTCAtccttaaattaaattaatgcctGCAAAAGGCGTGAGCTTCTGAAGGTCACACTTTTACCTCTTCAGATCACACTACTCTGAGGGATTTACTATAGGCCTTGAGTATAAGCAAAGTTTGTCTATGCCATCGTTTTGcaacaaaagaaggaaattacCGCGTAGCCCCACTTTGTCTAATTTTAGTGGCCCTTTACTTTTCCCCTCTATggcatcccagccctgctgcgACACCGGTGGCTTCGCCGATGGGTGCGCTAGAGGAAAGGCAGCCGAGGAGACTTCATGGATCCCTTCAAGTGGGGCCTCACCGTGAGTCACCCGTAACGTAAACTGCAGCCACTTCATTTGCATTGTCAGTTTTCAAATGTATACTTTCGCCTGCTGGAGTGTTGCTAACTAGGGTAATTTATGAGAAAAGGGCTGCGTTTGGAATACATTTGGCAGCGATGACGAGGTTAGCGCAAAATGTCTTCTGTCTGGCTGTAGTTGTGCTGTAGTTGTAAAACAACAGCTCTAGAGGTGTTTCCCTTTTTGGTGATCCtggttttttaaatgtatacaCAAATGGTAGTACGGTGACAGGCATTCAGGTTCCCAGATGGAGGGAGGACGAGGGGAAAACGTGAGTCCTCTGGTAGGTGAGCGGGAAGGGATAGGAGAAGGGTAGTAAACAGGCAAAGAGAGCCAAGAGTAAACCACGGGCGAAGGCTACCAGCACTATGTAGTACTGTCTAGGCTGCCAGGGACACACCTGGCGTGAGCCTCTGGGGCTACTAAGGAGCCGGCAAGAACGTGTAGAGTAAGCAGTAGCATGCCCTGGCTTTGTAAGGCTGGAGGAAAGCAGGGTACACCATGGACTGGTGCAAGCGATGGCGCTCTTTTGTTTTGAATCCTGGTTTTAATGCTCAATTAGAGGctcagaggggcagaagagggctACACCACCTCCACCATCTCCGTCACCTGTGGACATGGGTGCTTTCAGAGATGAGCCCCATTCCTCCATTTCCAGAGACTACAAGTTCTCGTTTTTTGCCTGGATGCCGTGTATGTTGATGACCAAGGTCACCTTCAGAAGCTGACTGtacccttttcctccttcctgtctTTTTGCAGAACATTTAGTATCACACACTGCGGatgagctgctttttctctgGTGGCTGAGGACAAGACAGTTTGCAGCAGTGGATATGCTGGTGTGTTGGGATTTTCGCTATTGCTTGGcgacagctgaaataaaaataatgagtcAGACCCTGAAGATGAACAGATGGTAAAGCGTTTTCCCCTCGCCGGCATGAACTAAGGCGTCTCGAAGAGGGGTGGGGGGCCTGGAAGGCAGATCTGAGCTGCAGCGTGGGACATCATCCAAACGAGCGGGTTGCGTCCGGTGCACGGCCTCCGAGGGGCCAGCTCCTTTACAGAGATGGCCCCACGCGTCTGCAGGGAAGCCGGCGCATTCCCTgcgtggggggggtggtgtgtgcaAATGCGTACCAGTCTCAGCCCCATTACTGGGTGCCTCACGCTCCTCTCTTGCAAATAAATCTGTCGTTTGGCCCCCATCCGGTGACTGTTTCCACTGCTCACTGGcaggctcctgctgcttctgcgcTCAGAGCCTGGGGTAGACGCCTGGCAGGGACTACTGGCCCCTCTCCTCACAGCTATAGGAAAGTGGGAGGTGATTCCCTAGCAGCTGCCCAGATCCTGCAAGCTGGACAGAGTGATCGGATGCATTTTCACCATCTCCTTCGTCCGGAAGGAGTATGGAAGTTAGGCTGGCATGGCCACATGCAGCTGATGCTGGAGCTCCTGAGGGAAGGTAGGGAGGGAAAGGAGTATTTTCCTGCAGGTAAGCGCAGTGGTGACCACCGCGTCCTTCTCTGCTGAGAGAAGGCAGTCACACCAAGCCAGAATTCGTACAGGCTGAAGGAAGTAATTCGAGTTGCCCTCTCCCgtttgcagaaaggaaaggctACAAATGGCCGTGAAATCCCCTGTGAAACACCTTGTGGGGTGAGTTTCCAGGATTCAGTGCTTGAGACCACCGAGCTTCACTTACCTGTTTTACTTTGCACTTTTCGTTTGGTCCTGGCTCACCTGCAAGCAGGTTTGATTTATTCCAGTGCTGTTTACCCATGTTGGtgctttttccccctgaagtAGATTAGTTCCTGTGGAGTGGGTTTTAACGGAGGTGGGCTATGAAGGTCTTTATCAACTTGATTCTTCACAGTAACAATGTTATTGCTGgcctggagaggagctgcagggagaacCTGCAAGCCCTTTACTGTTAGAGGCACTGCGTGTGTGGGAGGCAACTGAAGTAATTTCAGAGCAAAATTAATACTCTCTGcaattatttgaaattttaaaaagaaacagaaacagttaGGGGTCTCTGTTCATTTCGATTTAGCTATAACATATTTGTACTTAAAAAACCTGTTCtaattcatgctttttttttttctttcctatcattGGCCCCAGTGTGCCCAATACTAACAGCAGTAGCGAAGGTCTGAAAAAGGTCATTGGAACCAGCTGAGGGCCTTGAAgttaacattaagaaaaaaaaccccaaacccacaaaccccTAAAACTCCCCAGACCTCTTGTTAGAACATGACCTGTAGGAGCTTCATTAACCAAGACAACTTTGCAGCCAACACAGGGCTTTGTACCTAAACACCACTAACCCTTGCCGGAGAAAATCTTAGCTGTTTACTGGCCACTGGGAGACAGGGTGTTGTGTGTGTGCTGTCTCGCCTGGCCTAACACCAACACCTCTTCGGTGCTCAGCAAAGCTGTGTTTCAACATGAGGGAGTGCCCAAGTAAAGCAGGGCCAAGAACCcaagaaacacctttttttttttttttaatggaaaaggtgTGATTAAACTCTAATTAGAAATGTTACTTGCAACCACTGGCCCTTGAGCTAGGTCATGTAAACCCAGTGAGAAATGCTAGGCAGTCCAGACTAGCGGGCCTGGCTGCAAAGTTATGTACCCTCTAATGTATCTGCAAGTGTGAAAGCAATGTGGGTTTCAGTTATGCAGCAGTTTTAGCAGCTGGGAGgcgttttctcttttctccaggtCCCTGGGCTCTGAAGTGAAAGCATCAGGCTGCCTAAGCTCAGACAAGCTGCCGGAGGCTGGCTGAAGAGCTCGCACCAGAACGGCGCTTCTATGCCCTCCTGCTTAGGTTATACCCCGTGCAAGGTAATCTGATGCTCCCCAGGCTGAAAATGAGAGGAGCAGTCAGACAAAAATACACAGATTAACACCATGCCTCTAGTTCAGCTGCACAGCATGGTTCGTGTGGGATTTGGGGGTTCTAGCCTGTGTCTTTATCACTTAATCAAGAGCTGGGCAGGTAGTTGTTTCCCTCTCCCCTTGGGCACCCACTGATGGCAGATGGTCCCTCACTGGGGCCTGTATTTCCACTCTTGCCTCCActctggtgcagccacagcttcccagCCCTACCGCTGCCCTGCCAGTAAATGAGGTTGTTAAAatagtcacctttttttttccagaagtctcCTCTGTTGTCGGCAGCTTGCCTTGGAGCGGAAACTCCCTCCTCTCCCCTAACTGGAAGGGCCACGCTGCGGTGCCCAGCAAAGGAAACGTCAGTTCAGAGCAGGAATGTGAGCACAGCCACTATCTAACACATTCTTCATCACTGAGCCTTGCAAGcggagctggcaggcagagggTGGCTGTGGCCAGGATCTGGCAGCGAGGGTGCTTTCCTCTATGGAAACCTCCGCCATGAACAGCTCTTGCATGGGAGAGCTGGCTggtatttttcccctcctatgGGAATATTGCAAATCTTGGTTAGAGCTTAGACAACCTCTTATTAGGGAATGGACGTTAGCAATTTATACATGTTAGTCCCAGCTGTCTTATTAGGAAACAATTAGGCACACTGCTACTTAGAACACAAACAGCCCAGAAGAAGCTTACAAAACAGAGCTCGccaaaggaaaaaatacctcCAAAACTTTTCATTGGAAACAGTctagagtttttttcttttttttttctaaaaaaaaacagtttgggagtgggaggaaaaaattaCACTGGAAAAAATCCCAACTTGTTCCAGCTTAGAAAAATTcatgcttgtatttttattttgtgaaaattctTGTTTCACAAAAGAAGATTCCACAGTCATATTCCAAGGAATCAGAAGTCCACAGTAAGGTCTCCAATGACTTTACAAGTCCTTCAGAGCtctagagaaaaatgtttaaaagaagcATAAGCCAGGGTTGTTGGTGGTGCAACATGAGAACAAGCGGGTTGCAAGTGTTCCACCCACCCTTTTCCCTCGCAGTGGCTTATCCGCGTGGCCTCACATGCTCCTACACAGCAGGACTGCTGTTTTCCAAGCCTAACCCGTGTCTTCACTTAACAGCACCTTAAAGGGGCCTGGTTTGCCCAGTCCTCTCCCAGCACCTCAGCTCAAGCATCACATACAACTCCATCTGTTCCGAGCACATCAGTGTTAATATTCCGACTCGAGATACAAACGGAGGGGCCTGTGTtctgccaagggaggtttaagaTCCCAGCTATGCTCCCAGGCTGAGGTCCCGAGGCACACGCCCTGGATGCCAAACACGCACTGTGCTTTGCCAGTTTCTTTCCACTATCGTTTCTCCCCCTGTGGAACGCTAGCTGGAGTCTGACGGTGACTCACATCAGCTTAATCCTAGCTCCAGAGAGGCAGGAATAATTTTATCCCCATCTGGAGTAACAACACAGCACCGCAATCCAAACGTTCTAAGGCATGAAACAAAGAGCATCGCGTTCATGGGAAACCACCTAGAGGGTCAGCTAAGGACTGCATTCCCTGCAGCCCGAATTTTGCTTGAATACAAGAACGAGACAACGCTGTTCCCTTGGAAGGCATGGCAGAAATCTGTACGCGATGGAAAGAAACAAGATCTGACAACACATCATTAAAAATCCACTAACAAgggggtttgctttgtttcttttttattgtttttaaatataacttttttttttctttccagaagtcATTATGTCCGACTCCATTAACATTCAGGTAAACAAGTGAAAGAACAACAGATGGGCATGATCTCGTAGCACGGGCACAGCCGccgggagcagggctggcctctCCTTGTGGCGGCTGAACATCGCTCTCCCGCGCCCAGCATTCCCTCCCTTTCCGTACCGGCATGGGCGATGTCTGGTGGCCACCACAGGACATCCCTGCTTCAAACCTAGCGGGGAGTCCaagaaagggcagagaaaggCAGGTAGTTGTGGGATCACAGCGCTCGGCCTCCCCCCTCGCTCTCCCCTGATGGTGCGGAGGGGGCAGGCGGTGGCAACAGTGG
Protein-coding sequences here:
- the TSSC4 gene encoding U5 small nuclear ribonucleoprotein TSSC4 translates to MGDEDRGEPFLGIVAGGATDYEGVLPSDTVSLSDSDSDDLGLVDEAEVDAISPEEPSVDDGDYRSGETPNSSNSSHKSAVQPFHLKGMSSTFSLRSQSIFDCLEEAAKLSVPSMPEDNVVDGRFKRPLPPATVSSNMIPESLGKQAKAVQAPKTSPAVPDYVAHPERWTKYSLDGVSESTDKTNRAVAMEFLEGLKKRGEEQSSATQECYTPYFNQDPSSCGAGRIVFTKPVKRGVDGLEKKTSAGEDDKKHMKTDLKGKSLQKTDDLREEDKVELGHLGSGSGKATEEEECMMAGDQNTEVKLSAKFSDAGKETSVETVGFHYSKKKNRKNFRPKVDDEGDGEES